In Rhinopithecus roxellana isolate Shanxi Qingling chromosome 16, ASM756505v1, whole genome shotgun sequence, a single genomic region encodes these proteins:
- the GBA2 gene encoding non-lysosomal glucosylceramidase isoform X2, which produces MGTQDPGNMGTGVPASEQISCAKEDPQVYCPEETGGTKDVQVTDCKSPEDNRPQKETGCCNPEDSGQLMASYEGKAMGYQVPPFGWRICLAHEFTEKRKPFQANNVSLRNMIKHIGMGLRYLQWWYRKTQVEKKTPFIDMINSVPLRQIYGCPLGGIGGGTITRGWRGQFCRWQLNPGMYQHRTVIADQFTVCLRREGQTVYQQVLSLERPSVLRSWNWGLCGYFAFYHALYPRAWTVYQLPGQNVTLTCRQITPILPHDYQDSSLPVGVFVWDVENEGDEALDVSIMFSMRNGLGGGDDAPGGLWNEPFCLEHGGETVQGLLLHHPTLPNPYTMAVAARVTADTTVTHITAFDPDSTGQQVWQDLLQDGQLDSPAGQSTPTQKGVGIAGAVCVSSKLEPRGQCRLEFSLAWDMPRILFGAKGQVHYRRYTRFFGQDGDAAPALSHYALCRYTEWEERISAWQSPVLDDRSLPAWYKSALFNELYFLADGGTVWLEVREDSLPEELGRNMCHLCPTLRDYGRFGYLEGQEYRMYNTYDVHFYASFALIMLWPKLELSLQYDMALATLREDLTRRRYLMSGVMAPVKRRNVIPHDIGDPDDEPWLRVNAYLIHDTADWKDLNLKFVLQVYRDYYLTGDQNFLKDMWPVCLVRDAHAVTSVPGAVMESEMKFDKDHDGLIENGGYADQTYDGWVTTGPSAYCGGLWLAAVAVMVQMAALCGAQDIQDKFSSILHRGQEAYERLLWNGRYYNYDSSSQPQSRSVMSDQCAGQWFLKACGLGEGETEVFPTPHVVRALQTIFELNVQAFAGGAMGAVNGMQPHGVPDKSSVQSDEVWVGVVYGLAATMIQEGLTWEGFQTAEGCYRTVWERLGLAFQTPEAYCQQRVFRSLAYMRPLSIWAMQLALQQQQHKKDSRPKVEQGTGLRTGPMFGPKEAMANVSPE; this is translated from the exons ATGGGGACCCAGGATCCAGGAAACATGGGAACTGGCGTCCCAGCCTCGGAGCAGATAAGCTGTGCCAAAGAGGATCCACAGGTTTATTGCCCTGAAGAGACTGGAGGCACCAAGGATGTGCAGGTTACAGACTGCAAGAGTCCCGAAGACAACCGACCCCAAAAAGAGACGGGCTGCTGCAATCCGGAGGACTCTGGGCAGCTGATGGCTTCCTATGAGGGTAAAGCTATGGGCTACCAGGTGCCTCCCTTTGGCTGGCGCATCTGTCTGGCTCATGAGTTTACAGAGAAGAGGAAACCCTTTCAAGCTAACAATGTCTCCCTAAGGAACATGATAAAGCATATAGGCATGGGCTTGAG GTACCTGCAGTGGTGGTACCGGAAGACCCAGGTGGAAAAGAAGACACCTTTCATCGACATGATCAATTCTGTACCCCTAAGACAGATTTATG GTTGTCCCTTGGGTGGCATCGGGGGAGGCACTATTACCCGTGGCTGGAGAGGCCAGTTCTGTCGTTGGCAGCTTAACCCTGGAATGTATCAGCACCGGACAGTCATCGCTGACCAA TTCACAGTGTGCCTACGTCGGGAAGGGCAGACTGTGTACCAGCAAGTCCTGTCCCTGGAGCGCCCAAGTGTCCTCCGCAGCTGGAACTGGGGCCTGTGTGGGTACTTTGCTTTCTACCACGCCCTCTATCCCCGAGCCTGGACTGTCTATCAGCTTCCTGGCCAGAATGTCACCCTCACCTGCCGTCAGATCACACCCATCTTGCCCCATGACTACCAG GACAGCAGCCTGCCTGTAGGAGTCTTTGTGTGGGATGTGGAAAATGAAGGGGACGAAGCTCTAGATGTGTCCATCATGTTCTCCATGCGGAATGGACTGGGGGGTGGAGACGATGCCCCAGGGGGTTTGTGGAATGAGCCCTTCTGTCTGGAGCATGGCGGGGAAACTGTCCAGGGGCTGCTGCTGCATCATCCAACCCTTCCAAACCCCTACACAATGGCTGTGGCTGCACGAGTCACG GCAGATACAACGGTAACCCACATCACAGCCTTTGACCCTGACAGCACGGGGCAGCAGGTGTGGCAGGATCTACTTCAGGATGGACAGCTGGACTCTCCCGCTG GCCAAAGCACCCCTACACAGAAAGGAGTAGGCATTGCTGGAGCTGTGTGTGTTTCCAGCAAGTTGGAACCTCGAGGCCAGTGCCGCCTGGAGTTTTCACTGGCCTGGGACATGCCCAGGATCCTGTTTGGAGCTAAAGGCCAAGTCCACTACAG GCGGTATACAAGGTTCTTTGGCCAGGATGGAGATGCAGCACCTGCCCTCAGCCACTATGCACTGTGCCGATACACAGAGTGGGAAGAGAGGATCTCAGCTTGGCAGAGCCCAGTATTGGATGACAG ATCACTGCCTGCCTGGTACAAATCTGCGCTGTTCAATGAACTATACTTCCTGGCTGATGGAGGCACAGTATGGCTGGAAGTTCGTGAGGACTCCCTACCAGAGGAGCTGGGCAGAAACATGTGTCACCTCTGCCCCACCCTACGGGACTACGGTCGATTTGGCTACCTTGAGG GCCAGGAGTACCGCATGTACAACACATATGATGTCCACTTTTATGCCTCCTTTGCTCTCATCATGCTCTGGCCCAAACTTGAGCTTAGCCTACAGTATGACATGG CTCTGGCCACTCTCAGGGAGGACCTGACACGGCGACGGTACCTGATGAGTGGGGTGATGGCACCTGTAAAAAGGAGGAACGTCATCCCCCATGATATTGGGGACCCAG ATGATGAACCATGGCTCCGGGTCAATGCATATTTGATCCACGATACTGCTGACTGGAAGGACCTGAACCTGAAGTTTGTGCTGCAGGTTTATCGGGACTATTACCTGACGGGTGATCAAAACTTCCTGAAGGACATGTGGCCTGTGTGTCTAGTAAGGGATGCACATGCAGTGACCAGTGTGCCAGGG GCTGTGATGGAGTCTGAAATGAAGTTTGACAAGGACCATGATGGACTCATTGAAAATGGAGGCTACGCAGACCAGACCTATGATGGATGGGTGACCACAGGCCCCAG TGCTTACTGTGGAGGGCTGTGGCTGGCAGCTGTGGCTGTGATGGTCCAGATGGCTGCTCTGTGTGGGGCACAGGACATTCAGGATAAGTTTTCTTCCATCCTCCACCGGGGCCAAGAAGCCTATGAGAGACTGCTGTGGAATG GCCGCTATTACAACTATGACAGCAGCTCTCAGCCTCAGTCTCGTAGTGTTATGTCTGACCAGTGTGCTGGACAGTGGTTCCTGAAGGCCTGTGGCCTAGGAgaaggggagactgag GTGTTTCCTACCCCACATGTGGTCCGTGCTCTCCAAACTATCTTTGAGCTGAACGTCCAGGCCTTTGCAGGAGGGGCCATGGGGGCTGTGAATGGGATGCAGCCCCATGGTGTCCCTGATAAATCCAGTGTGCAGTCTGATGAAGTCTGGGTGGGTGTGGTCTACGGATTGGCAGCTACCATGATCCAAGAG GGCCTGACTTGGGAGGGCTTCCAGACAGCTGAAGGCTGCTACCGTACCGTGTGGGAGCGCCTGGGTCTGGCCTTCCAGACCCCAGAGGCATACTGCCAGCAGCGGGTGTTCCGCTCACTGGCTTACATGCGGCCACTGAGCATCTGGGCCATGCAGCTAGCCCTGCAACAGCAGCAGCACAAAAAGGACTCTAGGCCAAAAGTCGAACAGGGCACAGGACTAAGGACAGGGCCTATGTTTGGACCAAAGGAAGCCATGGCAAACGTGAGCCCAGAGTGA
- the GBA2 gene encoding non-lysosomal glucosylceramidase isoform X1, whose amino-acid sequence MGTQDPGNMGTGVPASEQISCAKEDPQVYCPEETGGTKDVQVTDCKSPEDNRPQKETGCCNPEDSGQLMASYEGKAMGYQVPPFGWRICLAHEFTEKRKPFQANNVSLRNMIKHIGMGLRYLQWWYRKTQVEKKTPFIDMINSVPLRQIYGCPLGGIGGGTITRGWRGQFCRWQLNPGMYQHRTVIADQPICPLKFTVCLRREGQTVYQQVLSLERPSVLRSWNWGLCGYFAFYHALYPRAWTVYQLPGQNVTLTCRQITPILPHDYQDSSLPVGVFVWDVENEGDEALDVSIMFSMRNGLGGGDDAPGGLWNEPFCLEHGGETVQGLLLHHPTLPNPYTMAVAARVTADTTVTHITAFDPDSTGQQVWQDLLQDGQLDSPAGQSTPTQKGVGIAGAVCVSSKLEPRGQCRLEFSLAWDMPRILFGAKGQVHYRRYTRFFGQDGDAAPALSHYALCRYTEWEERISAWQSPVLDDRSLPAWYKSALFNELYFLADGGTVWLEVREDSLPEELGRNMCHLCPTLRDYGRFGYLEGQEYRMYNTYDVHFYASFALIMLWPKLELSLQYDMALATLREDLTRRRYLMSGVMAPVKRRNVIPHDIGDPDDEPWLRVNAYLIHDTADWKDLNLKFVLQVYRDYYLTGDQNFLKDMWPVCLVRDAHAVTSVPGAVMESEMKFDKDHDGLIENGGYADQTYDGWVTTGPSAYCGGLWLAAVAVMVQMAALCGAQDIQDKFSSILHRGQEAYERLLWNGRYYNYDSSSQPQSRSVMSDQCAGQWFLKACGLGEGETEVFPTPHVVRALQTIFELNVQAFAGGAMGAVNGMQPHGVPDKSSVQSDEVWVGVVYGLAATMIQEGLTWEGFQTAEGCYRTVWERLGLAFQTPEAYCQQRVFRSLAYMRPLSIWAMQLALQQQQHKKDSRPKVEQGTGLRTGPMFGPKEAMANVSPE is encoded by the exons ATGGGGACCCAGGATCCAGGAAACATGGGAACTGGCGTCCCAGCCTCGGAGCAGATAAGCTGTGCCAAAGAGGATCCACAGGTTTATTGCCCTGAAGAGACTGGAGGCACCAAGGATGTGCAGGTTACAGACTGCAAGAGTCCCGAAGACAACCGACCCCAAAAAGAGACGGGCTGCTGCAATCCGGAGGACTCTGGGCAGCTGATGGCTTCCTATGAGGGTAAAGCTATGGGCTACCAGGTGCCTCCCTTTGGCTGGCGCATCTGTCTGGCTCATGAGTTTACAGAGAAGAGGAAACCCTTTCAAGCTAACAATGTCTCCCTAAGGAACATGATAAAGCATATAGGCATGGGCTTGAG GTACCTGCAGTGGTGGTACCGGAAGACCCAGGTGGAAAAGAAGACACCTTTCATCGACATGATCAATTCTGTACCCCTAAGACAGATTTATG GTTGTCCCTTGGGTGGCATCGGGGGAGGCACTATTACCCGTGGCTGGAGAGGCCAGTTCTGTCGTTGGCAGCTTAACCCTGGAATGTATCAGCACCGGACAGTCATCGCTGACCAA CCTATCTGCCCTCTTAAGTTCACAGTGTGCCTACGTCGGGAAGGGCAGACTGTGTACCAGCAAGTCCTGTCCCTGGAGCGCCCAAGTGTCCTCCGCAGCTGGAACTGGGGCCTGTGTGGGTACTTTGCTTTCTACCACGCCCTCTATCCCCGAGCCTGGACTGTCTATCAGCTTCCTGGCCAGAATGTCACCCTCACCTGCCGTCAGATCACACCCATCTTGCCCCATGACTACCAG GACAGCAGCCTGCCTGTAGGAGTCTTTGTGTGGGATGTGGAAAATGAAGGGGACGAAGCTCTAGATGTGTCCATCATGTTCTCCATGCGGAATGGACTGGGGGGTGGAGACGATGCCCCAGGGGGTTTGTGGAATGAGCCCTTCTGTCTGGAGCATGGCGGGGAAACTGTCCAGGGGCTGCTGCTGCATCATCCAACCCTTCCAAACCCCTACACAATGGCTGTGGCTGCACGAGTCACG GCAGATACAACGGTAACCCACATCACAGCCTTTGACCCTGACAGCACGGGGCAGCAGGTGTGGCAGGATCTACTTCAGGATGGACAGCTGGACTCTCCCGCTG GCCAAAGCACCCCTACACAGAAAGGAGTAGGCATTGCTGGAGCTGTGTGTGTTTCCAGCAAGTTGGAACCTCGAGGCCAGTGCCGCCTGGAGTTTTCACTGGCCTGGGACATGCCCAGGATCCTGTTTGGAGCTAAAGGCCAAGTCCACTACAG GCGGTATACAAGGTTCTTTGGCCAGGATGGAGATGCAGCACCTGCCCTCAGCCACTATGCACTGTGCCGATACACAGAGTGGGAAGAGAGGATCTCAGCTTGGCAGAGCCCAGTATTGGATGACAG ATCACTGCCTGCCTGGTACAAATCTGCGCTGTTCAATGAACTATACTTCCTGGCTGATGGAGGCACAGTATGGCTGGAAGTTCGTGAGGACTCCCTACCAGAGGAGCTGGGCAGAAACATGTGTCACCTCTGCCCCACCCTACGGGACTACGGTCGATTTGGCTACCTTGAGG GCCAGGAGTACCGCATGTACAACACATATGATGTCCACTTTTATGCCTCCTTTGCTCTCATCATGCTCTGGCCCAAACTTGAGCTTAGCCTACAGTATGACATGG CTCTGGCCACTCTCAGGGAGGACCTGACACGGCGACGGTACCTGATGAGTGGGGTGATGGCACCTGTAAAAAGGAGGAACGTCATCCCCCATGATATTGGGGACCCAG ATGATGAACCATGGCTCCGGGTCAATGCATATTTGATCCACGATACTGCTGACTGGAAGGACCTGAACCTGAAGTTTGTGCTGCAGGTTTATCGGGACTATTACCTGACGGGTGATCAAAACTTCCTGAAGGACATGTGGCCTGTGTGTCTAGTAAGGGATGCACATGCAGTGACCAGTGTGCCAGGG GCTGTGATGGAGTCTGAAATGAAGTTTGACAAGGACCATGATGGACTCATTGAAAATGGAGGCTACGCAGACCAGACCTATGATGGATGGGTGACCACAGGCCCCAG TGCTTACTGTGGAGGGCTGTGGCTGGCAGCTGTGGCTGTGATGGTCCAGATGGCTGCTCTGTGTGGGGCACAGGACATTCAGGATAAGTTTTCTTCCATCCTCCACCGGGGCCAAGAAGCCTATGAGAGACTGCTGTGGAATG GCCGCTATTACAACTATGACAGCAGCTCTCAGCCTCAGTCTCGTAGTGTTATGTCTGACCAGTGTGCTGGACAGTGGTTCCTGAAGGCCTGTGGCCTAGGAgaaggggagactgag GTGTTTCCTACCCCACATGTGGTCCGTGCTCTCCAAACTATCTTTGAGCTGAACGTCCAGGCCTTTGCAGGAGGGGCCATGGGGGCTGTGAATGGGATGCAGCCCCATGGTGTCCCTGATAAATCCAGTGTGCAGTCTGATGAAGTCTGGGTGGGTGTGGTCTACGGATTGGCAGCTACCATGATCCAAGAG GGCCTGACTTGGGAGGGCTTCCAGACAGCTGAAGGCTGCTACCGTACCGTGTGGGAGCGCCTGGGTCTGGCCTTCCAGACCCCAGAGGCATACTGCCAGCAGCGGGTGTTCCGCTCACTGGCTTACATGCGGCCACTGAGCATCTGGGCCATGCAGCTAGCCCTGCAACAGCAGCAGCACAAAAAGGACTCTAGGCCAAAAGTCGAACAGGGCACAGGACTAAGGACAGGGCCTATGTTTGGACCAAAGGAAGCCATGGCAAACGTGAGCCCAGAGTGA
- the GBA2 gene encoding non-lysosomal glucosylceramidase isoform X6 — MVVPWVASGEALLPVAGEASSVVGSLTLECISTGQSSLTNSQCAYVGKGRLCTSKSCPWSAQVSSAAGTGACVGTLLSTTPSIPEPGLSISFLARMSPSPAVRSHPSCPMTTSSLPVGVFVWDVENEGDEALDVSIMFSMRNGLGGGDDAPGGLWNEPFCLEHGGETVQGLLLHHPTLPNPYTMAVAARVTADTTVTHITAFDPDSTGQQVWQDLLQDGQLDSPAGQSTPTQKGVGIAGAVCVSSKLEPRGQCRLEFSLAWDMPRILFGAKGQVHYRRYTRFFGQDGDAAPALSHYALCRYTEWEERISAWQSPVLDDRSLPAWYKSALFNELYFLADGGTVWLEVREDSLPEELGRNMCHLCPTLRDYGRFGYLEGQEYRMYNTYDVHFYASFALIMLWPKLELSLQYDMALATLREDLTRRRYLMSGVMAPVKRRNVIPHDIGDPDDEPWLRVNAYLIHDTADWKDLNLKFVLQVYRDYYLTGDQNFLKDMWPVCLVRDAHAVTSVPGAVMESEMKFDKDHDGLIENGGYADQTYDGWVTTGPSAYCGGLWLAAVAVMVQMAALCGAQDIQDKFSSILHRGQEAYERLLWNGRYYNYDSSSQPQSRSVMSDQCAGQWFLKACGLGEGETEVFPTPHVVRALQTIFELNVQAFAGGAMGAVNGMQPHGVPDKSSVQSDEVWVGVVYGLAATMIQEGLTWEGFQTAEGCYRTVWERLGLAFQTPEAYCQQRVFRSLAYMRPLSIWAMQLALQQQQHKKDSRPKVEQGTGLRTGPMFGPKEAMANVSPE, encoded by the exons ATG GTTGTCCCTTGGGTGGCATCGGGGGAGGCACTATTACCCGTGGCTGGAGAGGCCAGTTCTGTCGTTGGCAGCTTAACCCTGGAATGTATCAGCACCGGACAGTCATCGCTGACCAA TTCACAGTGTGCCTACGTCGGGAAGGGCAGACTGTGTACCAGCAAGTCCTGTCCCTGGAGCGCCCAAGTGTCCTCCGCAGCTGGAACTGGGGCCTGTGTGGGTACTTTGCTTTCTACCACGCCCTCTATCCCCGAGCCTGGACTGTCTATCAGCTTCCTGGCCAGAATGTCACCCTCACCTGCCGTCAGATCACACCCATCTTGCCCCATGACTACCAG CAGCCTGCCTGTAGGAGTCTTTGTGTGGGATGTGGAAAATGAAGGGGACGAAGCTCTAGATGTGTCCATCATGTTCTCCATGCGGAATGGACTGGGGGGTGGAGACGATGCCCCAGGGGGTTTGTGGAATGAGCCCTTCTGTCTGGAGCATGGCGGGGAAACTGTCCAGGGGCTGCTGCTGCATCATCCAACCCTTCCAAACCCCTACACAATGGCTGTGGCTGCACGAGTCACG GCAGATACAACGGTAACCCACATCACAGCCTTTGACCCTGACAGCACGGGGCAGCAGGTGTGGCAGGATCTACTTCAGGATGGACAGCTGGACTCTCCCGCTG GCCAAAGCACCCCTACACAGAAAGGAGTAGGCATTGCTGGAGCTGTGTGTGTTTCCAGCAAGTTGGAACCTCGAGGCCAGTGCCGCCTGGAGTTTTCACTGGCCTGGGACATGCCCAGGATCCTGTTTGGAGCTAAAGGCCAAGTCCACTACAG GCGGTATACAAGGTTCTTTGGCCAGGATGGAGATGCAGCACCTGCCCTCAGCCACTATGCACTGTGCCGATACACAGAGTGGGAAGAGAGGATCTCAGCTTGGCAGAGCCCAGTATTGGATGACAG ATCACTGCCTGCCTGGTACAAATCTGCGCTGTTCAATGAACTATACTTCCTGGCTGATGGAGGCACAGTATGGCTGGAAGTTCGTGAGGACTCCCTACCAGAGGAGCTGGGCAGAAACATGTGTCACCTCTGCCCCACCCTACGGGACTACGGTCGATTTGGCTACCTTGAGG GCCAGGAGTACCGCATGTACAACACATATGATGTCCACTTTTATGCCTCCTTTGCTCTCATCATGCTCTGGCCCAAACTTGAGCTTAGCCTACAGTATGACATGG CTCTGGCCACTCTCAGGGAGGACCTGACACGGCGACGGTACCTGATGAGTGGGGTGATGGCACCTGTAAAAAGGAGGAACGTCATCCCCCATGATATTGGGGACCCAG ATGATGAACCATGGCTCCGGGTCAATGCATATTTGATCCACGATACTGCTGACTGGAAGGACCTGAACCTGAAGTTTGTGCTGCAGGTTTATCGGGACTATTACCTGACGGGTGATCAAAACTTCCTGAAGGACATGTGGCCTGTGTGTCTAGTAAGGGATGCACATGCAGTGACCAGTGTGCCAGGG GCTGTGATGGAGTCTGAAATGAAGTTTGACAAGGACCATGATGGACTCATTGAAAATGGAGGCTACGCAGACCAGACCTATGATGGATGGGTGACCACAGGCCCCAG TGCTTACTGTGGAGGGCTGTGGCTGGCAGCTGTGGCTGTGATGGTCCAGATGGCTGCTCTGTGTGGGGCACAGGACATTCAGGATAAGTTTTCTTCCATCCTCCACCGGGGCCAAGAAGCCTATGAGAGACTGCTGTGGAATG GCCGCTATTACAACTATGACAGCAGCTCTCAGCCTCAGTCTCGTAGTGTTATGTCTGACCAGTGTGCTGGACAGTGGTTCCTGAAGGCCTGTGGCCTAGGAgaaggggagactgag GTGTTTCCTACCCCACATGTGGTCCGTGCTCTCCAAACTATCTTTGAGCTGAACGTCCAGGCCTTTGCAGGAGGGGCCATGGGGGCTGTGAATGGGATGCAGCCCCATGGTGTCCCTGATAAATCCAGTGTGCAGTCTGATGAAGTCTGGGTGGGTGTGGTCTACGGATTGGCAGCTACCATGATCCAAGAG GGCCTGACTTGGGAGGGCTTCCAGACAGCTGAAGGCTGCTACCGTACCGTGTGGGAGCGCCTGGGTCTGGCCTTCCAGACCCCAGAGGCATACTGCCAGCAGCGGGTGTTCCGCTCACTGGCTTACATGCGGCCACTGAGCATCTGGGCCATGCAGCTAGCCCTGCAACAGCAGCAGCACAAAAAGGACTCTAGGCCAAAAGTCGAACAGGGCACAGGACTAAGGACAGGGCCTATGTTTGGACCAAAGGAAGCCATGGCAAACGTGAGCCCAGAGTGA